From Miscanthus floridulus cultivar M001 chromosome 15, ASM1932011v1, whole genome shotgun sequence, the proteins below share one genomic window:
- the LOC136507218 gene encoding probable F-box protein At2g36090: protein MSRGAPARMEVDALEQEGFTLPSPAPIVPAELELSWVLIDPDSGRAVNASSRRPVSVDRRWLTGETVVRFALVLGGVVLDAAVTCDERYGHVSGRDGLAVVAAAMAGARRGRGAEDEAKARYEEFVKGRADRKERKARREGIIYLCCSGVGAAALLGFLVMLTFR, encoded by the coding sequence ATGAGCAGGGGCGCGCCTGCTCGCATGGAAGTCGACGCGCTGGAGCAGGAGGGCTTCACGTTGCCGTCGCCGGCGCCCATCGTCCCCGCCGAGCTCGAGCTCAGCTGGGTCCTCATCGACCCGGACTCCGGTCGCGCCGTCAACGCCTCCAGCCGCCGCCCCGTGTCCGTGGACCGGCGGTGGCTCACGGGGGAGACCGTGGTGCGGTTCGCGCTCGTCCTCGGCGGCGTCGTGCTGGACGCCGCCGTCACGTGCGACGAGCGGTACGGCCACGTCAGTGGCCGGGATGGGCTGGCCGTGGTggccgcggccatggcgggcgccAGGCGGGGACGTGGCGCTGAAGATGAGGCCAAGGCGCGGTATGAAGAGTTCGTGAAAGGGAGGGCGGACAGGAAGGAGCGGAAGGCCAGGCGGGAGGGCATCATCTACCTCTGCTGCTCCGGCGTTggagcggcggcgctcctggggTTCCTCGTCATGCTCACATTCCGGTGA